CAACCGCGATCACGTGGGCTTCCTGCTCGAGTGGCAGGACGCGACGGCTGGCGCCCGCACGGCGCTGACGGGCTTCGGGGACATGGCGGCGGTGGCGTTTCCGGTGCAGGTGTCCGCGGTTCCGCCCGCGCCGTTCATGGGCAACCCTGGCGGCCGCGTGCAGATCCTCCAGTGGCGGGCGGACTGGCAGACCGACGTCGAACGGGGTCCGATCACGCTGGCCGAGCTCTACCCGCACGCCTACGGATCGGACTTCTACGTCGACGAGCACGTCTCGAAGGCCGACGCCGAGCCCTACCGCTTCTCGGCGCGCCAGGCGATGGGCCCGCAGCACGGCACGGCCGTGCAGGACCTCATGGCGGAGGGCTTCGGGTCGCTGACCCCGCGCGCGCAGCAGATGGGCCGGGGGGAGGGGACGCACGACGGCTCGAGCTGGCGGGTGGTGATCACGCGCCCGCAGGCCGGCGACGGGGAGTCGTCCGCAGCGCTCGTGCCGGGCACGAAGACCCAGCTCGCCATCGCGGTATGGGACGGCGCCAAGAACGAGGTGGGATCGCGCAAGGGGTGGGCGGGCTGGATCCCGCTCGAGATCGCCCCGTGAGGAGCGGGGCTTCGCTGCAGAGCGCGCTCGAGCGCGCGCACGCCTTCCGGACGCTCGCACGCTCCTTCGCGCCTCCGCGCGAGGACGCCGCGTGCGAGGCCGATCTCGCCGCCTGGGCGCAGCGTGCGGAGGGGAGCCTGCGGCGATCGCTCGACGAGGCGCGGCGGCTCGCGGCGTGCTCCGCGGCGCTCGGTGACGAGCACGAGCGGCTGTTCGGAGGGCGCGGGGGCGGTGTGCCCGCGCGCGAGACGAGCTACGCGGACGCGCGGCGCATCGCACCGACCGACCTCGCCGACCTCGCGGGGTTCCTCGAGGCCTTCGGGGTCTCGGCCGCGGGCGCGCCGCCCGACCACGTCGGCACCGAGCTCGAGCTGGCCTCGCTGCTCGCGCTGAAGGAGGCCTACGCGGACGCCGAGGGCTGGCCCGAGCGCGCCGAGCTGGCCCGCCACGCCTACGAAGAGCTGCTACGCGCCCACCTGGCACGCTGGCTCCCGCGCTTCGCGGCGCGCGTGCAGGAGGCCGCGCCGGACTCGTTCTACGCGGCCGTGGCCGGCGTGCTGGCGCAGCTGATCGACGAGGAGAGCGCGCGTGTCGGCGTCGAGGTGACCTGCGATTCCGCGCCGCTCGCGCGCGACGACGACGAACCCTTCGACTGCGCGAGCGCGTGTCCGCAGGCCGCCGCGGGGCGCTGCGACTGACGAGCCCGGCGCCGGCCCGCTACGCCCGCTCGCGGTGCCTCGCGAGCGCGGCGAGGGCGCACAGGGCGGCGAGCCCGCCAGCCCCTGCCCCGGGCTCCGGTGCCGCCCGCCGCAGCGGCGTCTCGCCGTTGATGCGCGTCATCCGCTCGACGAGCGGCTCGTGCGGGTCGTCCTCGATGTCGACGAGGCCGATCAGCTGGTTCTCGCCGTCGGAGCGGCCCTCGACGGGCTGGTCGCTCCACTCGAACCAGTGGGTCCCCACCACGAACGGCCGCGCCAGCATCTCGTCCTGGTAGCGCGTGTAGGCGGCCACCCGCTCGGTCTCGTCGGCGACCTCCGGGAGCCCCACCGGCCAGCTCGCGATTCCCTCCCGCGCGAGCCGGTAGAACCACTCGGTGATCATCTGGGGCCTGCCCGTCAGCTCGTAGACGGTGTCGAGGTCGGTGAAGGGCCCGTCGAGGAACAGGTTGCCGAGCGCGCCGAGGTCGCCGGCCAGCGCCAGCACCCCGGGATGGAACTCGTAATCGTTGAGGCTCACGACGTCCACCCACGGGCCGGCGGCCTCGATCACGCGCCGCGAGGTGAAGGGCGGGGAGAAGCGCGCGCCGAGGATCAGCAGCTCCGGGTCGAGCGCCCGCAGCGCGTCGTGCACCACCTGGAAGTAGCGGGACGCGGCAACGCCGAGGAACGCCTGGCGTGCGTCCTGGCGCTCCGGGGACTCGAGGAAGATGTTCGTGCCCAGGGCCGTGAGCCCCTGCAGCTCGTCGAAGCTCGCGAGCTGCACGCCCCAGACCTGGTTGAAGAGCCCGACGTCGCCCCCGTAGCGCTCCTCGAAGAACTCCTGGAGGGCCACCTTGCCGGGAGCGCCGGCCGGCAGCGTCAGGAAGGCGTCCACCCAGGTGCCTACCTGGAAGATCCCGGGTCCCCAGGCGAGCTCGTTGTCGCTGTACACACCGATGCACCAGGGATTCTGGGCGCAGGCGGCGAGCTCCCCGGCGTGGGCCGCCGCGGCCGCCGGGAAGGAGGGGTCGAAGACGTCGTGCGGCGCGCGACCCGTGAGGCCGGCCGGCCAGCCGGGCACCGCGGGCGCGAGCCGCAGGAAGCTCCCGTTCACCGCGAAGGGGATGCGGTCCGCGAACAGCGTGGTGTCGCTCCAGCCGCCGACGCAGCTCAGGTTCCAGGCCCGGAAGCGGTCCTGGGCCACCTCTGCCCACGCTGCCTCGCTCCCGTAGCGGTCGAGGACGTTGTCGTGGTAGGGGCTCGTCCCGAGTGAGGGCACGAAGTCGCCGAAGGGGTCGAAGCCGGTCACGCCGGCGCAGTAGAACGCGTGGCCTTCCGGGGTGACCAGCCACCAGACCCCGTCGATCGACTCGACGCGGAAGCGGCCCGTGGCCTCGCGCGCGATGGCCTTCCAGCCGCCGTAACGGTCCATCTCGAGCCAGGTGAGCGCGGCCGGGTCGAAGGGCACGCCCTGGTCGTGGCGGATGCGGAACCCGTCCGTGCTCGCGACCGTGGCGCCGGATGCCACCGGGCCGAAGCGCAGCGCGCCGTCGAGGATCTCGGTCGCGGCGCTGCGGCTCGTGACCCAGGCCAGGATCTCGTCCGGCTCGGCGCCCTGGTTCGTGAGGCGAGCCTCGAAGTCGTACTCCCAGTGGGTGGGCGAAACCGGTCGCGCCGCCACCTCCCAGTACTCGAGAACGAAGCTGCCGAGCTCGACGCGGTGGACGACCGGGTCGCAGCCGGACGCCGGAGCCAGGAGGGCGGCGAGCAGGAGGAGGCGGAGGGCGGCCGCGGCCAAGAGAGCTCCCTTCGAGAGGCGGGGATCCAGGCACGGGTGCGCGATGCTAGCCCGCCTCGCCCGGGCACGGGTTCCGGGCGGGAGCCGGGGGCGCGGAGCGCTCGCGTTCGGCGCAGGCGACGCGGGGATACCTGCCGCGCGAGCGCGGCGAGTGCGCACAGGGCGGCGAGCGCACCCGCTCCCGCCTCCGGCTCCGGCGCCGCGCGCGTGAAGCCGCCGCGGCTGGTCGCCCAGACGAGGCGGGCACCCGCGCTGCCCGGCAGCTCGTGGGCGACGAGGCCCATGCTCGTGGTGCCGCTCAGCACCTCGAGCGCGGGGTCGGCGTCGATGTTCGCGAGCGTGGGCGCGCCGAGCGCGCCGCTCCAGCTCTTCCCGTTGCGGGCGATCGGGACGCTCGCGAGCGGCTGACCCTGCCAGTCCACGATCCGCAGCTCGCCGTCCAGGTTCGAGCCCTTCCCGGTCCAGACGTGGAAGAGCACCTCGAGCCGGCCGTCGCCGTCGAGATCGGCGGACACGGCCTCCGAGGCGAAGCGGATCCCCGCTGCGGCGCCGGGGTTCAGGTCGATCGGCCAGCCGTGCTTCTCGGTGCCGTCCAGCCAGAAGGCGTGCAGGCGGCCGTCCGAGGACGGGAACACGATCTCGCGCAGCTCGTCGCCGTCGAGGTCCACGACCATCGGGTTCGGCTGGACGCTCTCGATCTCGTCGTAGTCGACCGAGAGCGGCGCCGAGGCTGCGTCTGGATCCGGTGTCACCGACCAGTCGTAGGGGCCCGCGGCCCAGCGCCGGCGGTCGGGCGCGAAGACGACGGGGAGCTGGAAGAGCAGGTCGTAGCTCACGCAGGGGTCGTAGAAGTCGCCGACGATCACGGTCTCGGGCACGCCGTCGCGGTCGAGGTCGGAGACGACGGGCGCGGCGCTCGCCAGGTTCGGCCGCCGGTGATCGCGGGCGGCGCTCCCGCAGTCGACGTAGCCGAAGAGGTCGACCGCCTCCTCGAAGTGCACGCCCACCTGGGCCCAGACCCGGCGGTCGCCGAAGCCCCGGAAGACCTCGCTCACGCCGCGCTGCGTTCCGTCGGCCTCGAAGGTCGCCAGGTAGTGCACGTCGCTCGTCGCGACCACCTCGGGCAGGCCGTCGCCGTCGAGGTCGCCGGCGCCGAGGTTCTGGTTGTAGCAGCCGGCGGCGTAGCCGAGGTCGCCGCCCTGGAGCCGCGGCCAGCCCGGGCGCGTGGCACCGTTGCTCTGCACGACGCTCCACACGGTCGGGCCGCTGCCGGTGCGGCCGGTGAGCAGCTCGAGCGCGCCGTCGCCGTCGAGGTCGGCGGCCGCCAGGCTGCGCAGCTCGTTGGACGTGCCGAAGGGCTGGGTGGGGAAGCCCGGCTCGGGGCTCCCCGTTCCGTCCAGCACGACGAGCTCGCCGTGTCCGTTGCCGATCGCGATCTCGAGCCCGGGCGTGCCGTCGAGGTCGGCGACGACCGGGCTCGGCCACAGGCGCCCGTGGTTGCCGCTCGGCGGCCAGGTCCACTCGAGCGTGCCCGTGGCGCCGTCCACGGCCATCAGGCGGTAGCCGCCCCAGAGCACCTCGACCTGGCCGTCGCCGTCGACGTCGCCCACCGCGGGGGAGGCATACCAGCCCGTGTCGCAGTAGCCGGCCGGGCAGCGCGACCACTCGAAGACCGGCGGGGCCGGCAGGCCGGCGCCGGCATCGGGCGCGAACGTGCCGAGGGCGAGGGCGATCGGGAGGAGGGCGCGGCAGCGCGACATCCCCCTCGTCTCGGCCGGGCGGGCGCCCGGGCGAGGTGACGGGGCGCACCGGTGGCGGAACGGGCGGTGCCCGGTACCTTCCCGCGTACAGGAATCGTGTTCCGTATTCTGGAACGACCCCGAGGAGCTGCCGTGGACGCGACGACCAGCGTCGAGAAGGCGCTCGACGTGCTCTTCCACCTGCACGGCGCCGGCGCTGCGGGGGTGAGCGAGATCGCACGCGCGCTCGCGCTGCCGAAGTCCACGACGCACCGCCTGCTCGGGTCGCTGCTGCGCCGCGGCCTCGTCGAGCAGGACGAGCAGGGCCGCTACCGGCCGGGGCTGCGGCTGGTGGCGCTCGGGCTCGGCGTGCTCGACCGCGAGCCGGTGGTGGCGGCGGCACGCCCGCAGCTCGAGGCCGAAGCCCGGGCCACCGGCGAGACCCTGTTCCTGGCGGCGGCGCGCGGCGGGCGCGTCGTGGTGCTCGACAAGGTGGAGGGCACCGGCTTCCTGCGCGCGTCGCCGCGCGTGGGCGAGGAGGTGCCGCTGCCGGTGACGGCGACCGGCCTCCTGCATCTCGCCTTCGCCCCCGAGAGCGTCGCACGCTCGGCATCGACGCCGTCTGGTTTTGCCGAGCGGCAGGCGCTGGCGCGCGAGGTGGCGTTGGCGCGGCGGCGCGGCTGGGCGCAGAACCGCGAGGAGTGGATCCCGGGCCTCGCGGTGGTGGCCGCTCCGGTGCTCGCAGCCGGGCGCCTCGTCGCGGTCGTCGCGCTGGCGGCGCCCGCGGTGCGCCTGCCCGCCGGCCAGACCGGGCGCTTCGCACGCCGGGTGGTGGCCGCGGCGGAGCGGATCGGCGCCACCCTCGAGGGGAGGAGTGCGGCATGAAGATCTGGATCGACGGGCGGGTCGTGGACCCCGCCGAGGCGTACGTCCCGGTGACCGACCACGGCCTCCTCTACGGCGACGGCGTCTTCGAAGGCATCCGCGCCTTCGGCCGCCGCGTGTTCCGCCTCGACGACCACCTGGCGCGGCTGCGGGTCTCCGCCGCCGCGATCGGTCTGGCACTCCCCCTCGACGAGGCGGGTCTGCGCGAGGTGGTGCTCGCGCCTCTGCGCGCGCTCGGCCGCGACGACGCCTACGTGCGGCTCGTGGTCACGCGCGGGGAGGGGGCCCTCGGCGTCGACCCGAGCAGCTGCCCGCGGCCGCGCGTCTTCTGCATCGCCGCCGAGGCGGCGATCTTCCCGGCCGCGAAGCTCGCCGCCGGTCTCGACCTCGTGACGGTGAGCTGGCGGCGCCCCGCGGCGGACGTGCTCGACCCGCGCGTGAAGAGCCTCAACTACCTGAACAACGCGCTCGCCAAGCTCGAGGCGCGCCGGCGCAGCGCCGACGAGGCGCTCCTGCTGAACGCGGCGGGCACGGTCGCGGAGGCGAGCGTGGCGAACGTCTTCGTGCTCCGCGGGCGTACCCTCGCCACGCCGCCGCCGGGCGACGGCTGCCTCGAGGGCATCACGCGCCGCACGGTGTTCGAGCTCGCGCCCGGGCTCGGGCTCGAGGCGCGCGAGCGTTCGCTCGCGCGCAGCGACCTGCTCGGCGCCGACGAGGTCTTCCTGACCGGCACCGGGGCTGGCATCGTGCCGGTGCGCTCGCTCGACGGGCAGGCGATCGGAAGTGGGCCGCCCTTCGCGGTGGTCGAGCGGCTGCGCGCGGGCTATCGCGAGCGCGCCAAGGTCCTCGGCGTTGCCTTCTGAGCGCTGCGAGGCCGGCCGCGGCAGCGTGGAGATCCGTGCCGTGCGCGCCGGGGACCACGCAGCGGTGGGGGCGCTGCACGAGCGCGCCTTCGGCCAGCCCGCCGAGGCACGGCTCGTCGAGGCGCTGCACGCGGCGGGTGCAGCCATGCTCTCGCTCGTGGCCGAGCGCGACGGCCGGGTCGTCGGCCACGTGCTCTTCAGCCCGGTCACCGTGCGGGACGGAGCGCGCGCGTGGGACGCGATCGGGCTCGGACCCGTGGCGACGCTTCCGGAGCAGCAGCGCCAGGGGATCGGCTCGGCGCTCGTGCGCGCGGGCCTCGACGCCTGCCGCGTACGGGGACACCCGGTGGTGTTCGTGCTCGGGCACGCCAGCTACTACCCGCGCTTCGGCTTCCGGCCGGCCGCCGAGGCGGGCCTGCGCTGGGAGCACGGGCACGAGGGGTCGTTCTTCGTCGTCGAGCTCGAGCCGGGCGCGCTCGCGGGGCGCCGGGGAGTCGTCCGCTACCGGCCGGAGTTCGCGGGGGTCTGAGCTTCCGCGCTGCCGTCCGCGGGCGCGCCGCGCCTGCGCCAGCTCGCGAAGAGGGCCGTGAGCACGCCGAGCAGGAGCTCGTCGGCGAGCGGGATCGGGTCCGGGAAGACGAGCGTCAGGAGGAAGAGCACCCCCGCCACGAGGAAGAGCGCCGGGAAGCGCAGGCGGGTGAGCCGGCCGAGGAGCCATCCGACGATCGCCGCCCGCGGTGCGCGCATGGGGTCCTCCCGGTCACCCGCCCGAGCCCGGGTCCTCGGCTTCGACTCCGAGCGGTGTCGGATCGTCCCGGTCGAGCAGCCAGCCCTCGGGGAGCAGGACGCGCTGCACGCCGCCGGTCTTGCCGCGCGGCACCCGCAGGGCGGCGGGCGGGAAGGGCTCGTCCGTGACGTGCGCAGCGAGCAGCGCCTCGAGCTGCGCGAGGGTCTCGACCTGCATGAGCTGCGGCCGCAGGCGCGAGCTGTGGCGGAAGCCCTTGGTGTACCAGGAGCCGTGCTTGCGGAAGCTGCGCACACCGTGGCGCTCGCCGAACCACGCGGCCAGCAGGCGCGCGTGCTCCCCCATGATCGCGAAGACCTCGCGCAGCGTGGGGGGGGCCTGGGGCGGGCGGCCGGCAAAGGCGTCGGCGAGGTCGCGGAACAGCCACGGCCGGCCGAGGCAGCCGCGGCCGACCACGACGCCGTCGCAGCCGGTCGTGCGCATCATGCGCAGCGCATCCTGCGCCTCCCAGACGTCGCCGTTGCCGAGGACCGGGATCGAGGCGACCGCCTGCTTGAGCCGCGCGATCGCGTCCCAGCGGGCTTCGCCGTCGTAGAGCTGGGCGGCGGTGCGCGCGTGGAGCGCCACCGCGGCGCAGCCCTCGTCCTCGGCGATGCGGCCGGCGTCGAGATAGGTCTCGTGGCGGTCGTCGATGCCGATCCGGAACTTGATCGTGACGGGGATCGGGCCGGCGTGACGGACGGCCGCCCGCACGATGCGGCGGAGCAGCTCGCGCTTCCAGGGCAGCGCGGCACCGCCGCCGCGTCGCGTCACCTTGCGCACCGGGCAGCCGAAGTTCATGTCGATGTGGTCGACGCGGCCCTCGCCCGCCAGCCAGGCGACCGCCTCGCCGACGGACACGGGGTCGACGCCGTAGAGCTGGAGGCTGCGCGGCTTCTCGTCGGGCGCGAAGGCAGCGAGGTGGAGGGTCTTCGCATTGCCCTCGACGAGGCCGCGCGCGGTGATCATCTCGCTCACGTAGAGGCCCGCGCCGAAGCCGCGGCACAGCGTGCGGAAGGCGGCGTTCGTGATGCCGGCCATCGGCGCCAGCACGACCGGCGGCCAGGCCTCGATGCCCCCGCGCGCGACCGCGCCGATCGCGAGCGCCCGGAACGGGGACAGACCCGGCGATTCGGCGATTCTCGGGGCCATCGCGCTGGCGACCCTAGCGAATCGCCGAATCGCCGGGTCTGTCCCCGCGCCAGGAGGGGTCGATGGAGCCGCAGTCGAGGGGGGGGAAGGAGGGAGGGACGGCGCCGCCGGCGGCGGCGGGGACGAGCTGCTGGCCGCGGAAGACGCGGTCGATCCGGCCGTCGAAGTCGGTGTCCTCGTCCTGCTGGGTGACGGCGTCGCCCGAGAGGTGCTGGATCACGTCGGGCTTGCGGTCGCGATTGGTGTCGGCGTCGATCCGCACCCGCACGCCACCCTCGTAGACCTCGCGCTGGTCGCCGATCCCGTTCTTGTCGGTGTCGAGGAGCGCCTCGACGACCTGGCCGCCCTCGACCCGCGCGCGTGCGTCGAAGGTCCCGTCGCCGTTCGCGTCGATGCACTGGGCCACGACGGACCCGTCGGCCGCCAGCACGAGCTTCTTGTTCGGGCGTTTGCCACCGCCCTCGATCAGCTCCTGCGCGACGGCGCGGCCCTCGCCGTCGAAGAGCGTCAGCACGTCGACCTTCCCGTCGCCGTCCGTGTCGCGCGCCTCGCGCACCGGGCGGCCGGCCGAGAAGGTGATCCAGGTGTCGAAGCGCCCGTCTCCGTCGCCATCCCGCTGCTCCTCGGCGACGTTGCCGGCCTCGTCGTAGGTCTGCGCCACGCGGCCGCCGCCGCCCGCCTGGACCAGCTCGAGGGGCTTGCCGTCCTTGTACCTGACCGTCACGTCGGGCTGCCCGTCGCCGTCCTTGTCCTCGCGCCGCTCGAGGATGGTTCCCTGCGCGTCGGCCACCACCCAGGTGTCGACCTTGCCGTCGCCGCTCGTGTCGGACTCCTGGATCTGGCGGCCGCTCGCGTCGGCGCGCACCACACGCTCGAAGGACCCGTCGAAGTCGGCATCCTCGCGGGTCAGCACCGGCTGGTCGTCCCGGAACTCGACGACCAGGTCTGCCTTGCCGTCGTGGTTCGCGTCGCGCTCGGTCCGGACCTTGGCGCCGCTCTCGAACACCGTGACCTGCTCGAACTTCTTGCCGTCCCGGTCGAGGTCCTCCTCGATGCGCGCCGGCCGTCCCTCGGCGTCGAAGCTCGTCACCACGTCGACCTTGCCGTCGAAGTCGCGGTCCTCGCGCTGGCGCAGCTTGCGCTCGCCCTCGTACTCGACGAAGACGTCCGGCTTGCCGTCGGCATTGGTGTCGCTCTCGGCCTTGCCGTTCCGGAAGGTGGTGACGAGCTCGAAGCGGCCGTCGCCGTCGCGGTCCTCCTGCTCGTGCACGAGCTGGCCCTTCTTCCACTCGCGCACGCGCTCGGGCCGCCCGTCGCCGTCGGCGTCCGTGACCTCCCGCGCGGGCCGGCCCTCGCGGTCGAACTCGACGGTCGTGTCCGGCTTGCCGTCGCCGTCGCTGTCGCGCACCTGGCCGCTCTGCTTGCCGTCGCGGAAGGTCGCCACCGACTCGAAGCGGCCGTCGCCGTCGGCGTCCTTCTCCTGGCGCACGGGCTCGCCGCCCTCGAAGACGGTCGCCACGTCGAACGTCCCGTCGCCGTCCTCGTCGCGCTCCTGGCGCACGACCGAGCCGTCGGGCGCGAGCTGCCCGCGCAGGTCGATCTTGCCGTCGCCGTTGGTGTCCTGCTCGAAGCGGGTCGCGACGCCGCCCTCGAAGGTGACGAAGCGGTCGGCCTTGCCGTCGCCGTCCTCGTCCTCCTCGAGGTCCGTCGTGCGGCCCTGCGCGTCGTTGGTGCGCCAGGCGTCGATCTTGCCGTCGCCGCTGCGGTCGGAGAGCACGCGCGTCTCCTTGCCGGTCGCGACGTCGAGCGTGACCCAGGTGTCGACCCGGCCGTCGCCGCTGCGGTCCTGCTCCTGCTTCTCGAGCTTGCCGGCCGGGTCGTAGAAGTTCCAGAGATCGACGCGACCGTCCTCGTCCTCGTCGAGCTCGACCCGCACGAGGCGCCCGTCGGCGTGGAACTCGCTGCGCTTCGGCGTCCCCTTGGCGGTCGTGGTGACGCGCTTCACGACCTCGCCGTCCTGGTACTCGGCGGTGGTCTCGAAGCTCCCGTCGAAATCGGCGTCGACCTGCTCGCGCGCGAGCTTCTCGTGCGCGTCGAAGTCGAAGACCGCGTCGACGTCGCCGTCGGCGTTGCGGTCCTCCTCCTGGCGCGCCTTCCGGCCTTCGCGGAAGGTGATGAAGGTGTCGCGCTTGCCGTCGTGGTTGGCGTCGGCCTCGCTGCGCAGCGGCGCGTCACCCGAGAACTGGGTCACGAGCTCGGGCCGGCCGTCACCGTCCTCGTCCTTCTCCTCGCGCACGCGCACGCCGTTCTCGTAGACGACGACCACCTCCGCGCGCCCGTCGCCGTCGAGGTCGCGCTCCTGCGCCACCTCCTGGTCGTTCTCGAAGCGCGAGACGGTGTCCATGCGCCCGTCGCCGTCGCTGTCGGCCTCGCGCTTCACGCGCTTGCCGCCCGCGAAGGTCGTGACCGCGGTGGGGCGCCCGGTACCCTCGGGATCCTCCTCGATGCGGACCTTCTCGCCGTTCTCGTAGAGGATCGTCACGTCGAAGCGGCCGTCGCCGGTCGTGTCCTGGAGCTCGCGCAGCTTCTGGCCGGCCGCATCGAAGGTGGCGACCAGCTCGGGCTTGCCGTCGCCGTTGGCGTCCTCCTCGATGCGCGACGGCTTGCCGTCCTGGTAGGTCACGCGCCGGTCGGCGCGGCCGTCGCCGTCACGGTCGCTCTCCTCGCGGGCCGGCTGGCCGCCCGCGTAGGTGATGGTGGTGTCCGGCTTCCCGTCCTGGTTCGTGTCCGAGCGCTGCAGCGCCGGCTGGCCGCCCGCGAACTCGAGCCAGAGGTCCGGCTTCCCGTCGCCGTCCGTGTCCCGCTCCTGCGCGGCGGGCTGGCCGGCGGCGTCGTAGGTGACGGTCGTGTCGAAGCGGCCGTCGCCGTCGGAGTCCTGCTCGGCGCGATGGGGCTTCCCGCCCTGGTACTTCACGATCTCGTCGGGGCGGCAGTCGCCGTTCGCGTCGGTGCGCTTCTCGGCGAGCTCCTCGTGGTCGTCGTAGAGCAGCTCGACGGGCGGGCACTTGCGCTGCGCCGTGGCGTCGGCGCCGAGCAGCAGGACGCCCGCGACGAGCCAGACGGAGCTAGTTCGCAACGGCGGTGCTCGTGGTCTCGAGGGTGAAGGTGGCGGTGAGCTGGGAGCCCGCGAGGCAGCGGACCCGGTCCGGCATCGGCGGGAAGGGCGAGGCCGCGCGCAGCGCGTCGACGACCGAGGAGCCGACGCCCGGGTCGTCGGCCGTGACCATCTCGACGCGGCTCGCGGAGCCGCCGGCGTCCACCTGGAAGCGCAGCTTCGCCCGCACCCG
The sequence above is drawn from the Deltaproteobacteria bacterium genome and encodes:
- a CDS encoding ethylbenzene dehydrogenase-related protein is translated as MALPAAAGAQSGPAVVTALAVSGRGPIEGPESFAGATAVPVALIPQLMATPHAPAPSVGTVTVRAVRNRDHVGFLLEWQDATAGARTALTGFGDMAAVAFPVQVSAVPPAPFMGNPGGRVQILQWRADWQTDVERGPITLAELYPHAYGSDFYVDEHVSKADAEPYRFSARQAMGPQHGTAVQDLMAEGFGSLTPRAQQMGRGEGTHDGSSWRVVITRPQAGDGESSAALVPGTKTQLAIAVWDGAKNEVGSRKGWAGWIPLEIAP
- a CDS encoding molecular chaperone TorD family protein — protein: MRSGASLQSALERAHAFRTLARSFAPPREDAACEADLAAWAQRAEGSLRRSLDEARRLAACSAALGDEHERLFGGRGGGVPARETSYADARRIAPTDLADLAGFLEAFGVSAAGAPPDHVGTELELASLLALKEAYADAEGWPERAELARHAYEELLRAHLARWLPRFAARVQEAAPDSFYAAVAGVLAQLIDEESARVGVEVTCDSAPLARDDDEPFDCASACPQAAAGRCD
- a CDS encoding IclR family transcriptional regulator — protein: MDATTSVEKALDVLFHLHGAGAAGVSEIARALALPKSTTHRLLGSLLRRGLVEQDEQGRYRPGLRLVALGLGVLDREPVVAAARPQLEAEARATGETLFLAAARGGRVVVLDKVEGTGFLRASPRVGEEVPLPVTATGLLHLAFAPESVARSASTPSGFAERQALAREVALARRRGWAQNREEWIPGLAVVAAPVLAAGRLVAVVALAAPAVRLPAGQTGRFARRVVAAAERIGATLEGRSAA
- a CDS encoding aminotransferase class IV, with the translated sequence MKIWIDGRVVDPAEAYVPVTDHGLLYGDGVFEGIRAFGRRVFRLDDHLARLRVSAAAIGLALPLDEAGLREVVLAPLRALGRDDAYVRLVVTRGEGALGVDPSSCPRPRVFCIAAEAAIFPAAKLAAGLDLVTVSWRRPAADVLDPRVKSLNYLNNALAKLEARRRSADEALLLNAAGTVAEASVANVFVLRGRTLATPPPGDGCLEGITRRTVFELAPGLGLEARERSLARSDLLGADEVFLTGTGAGIVPVRSLDGQAIGSGPPFAVVERLRAGYRERAKVLGVAF
- a CDS encoding N-acetyltransferase, with protein sequence MPSERCEAGRGSVEIRAVRAGDHAAVGALHERAFGQPAEARLVEALHAAGAAMLSLVAERDGRVVGHVLFSPVTVRDGARAWDAIGLGPVATLPEQQRQGIGSALVRAGLDACRVRGHPVVFVLGHASYYPRFGFRPAAEAGLRWEHGHEGSFFVVELEPGALAGRRGVVRYRPEFAGV
- the dusB gene encoding tRNA dihydrouridine synthase DusB; translated protein: MAPRIAESPGLSPFRALAIGAVARGGIEAWPPVVLAPMAGITNAAFRTLCRGFGAGLYVSEMITARGLVEGNAKTLHLAAFAPDEKPRSLQLYGVDPVSVGEAVAWLAGEGRVDHIDMNFGCPVRKVTRRGGGAALPWKRELLRRIVRAAVRHAGPIPVTIKFRIGIDDRHETYLDAGRIAEDEGCAAVALHARTAAQLYDGEARWDAIARLKQAVASIPVLGNGDVWEAQDALRMMRTTGCDGVVVGRGCLGRPWLFRDLADAFAGRPPQAPPTLREVFAIMGEHARLLAAWFGERHGVRSFRKHGSWYTKGFRHSSRLRPQLMQVETLAQLEALLAAHVTDEPFPPAALRVPRGKTGGVQRVLLPEGWLLDRDDPTPLGVEAEDPGSGG